In one window of Brevibacillus laterosporus DNA:
- the dnaB gene encoding replicative DNA helicase, with product MFDMQELPHSHEAEQAVLGSILKEPAVMEKVLERISYESLYQPPHKKIMKAMTELFEAGTKIDILTVTTKLASDNLFISVNGAAYLTDLVGAIATTETIDYHVGIVADQAKRRKLIRIGEQLQKDGHSAEDIDAVLANLDNAKAELEPSVQSQGFRHAGEVVKESYAAIEKVSEFKGQMTGIPSGYVDIDKMTAGLNKSDLIIWAARPSVGKTALALNVAQSVAIKANETVAIFSLEMSAPQLVTRMLCAEGMIDASRIRSGLLEENDWQKLTMAIGTISKAPIYIDDTAGITTADIRRRCKKLQQEKGLGLILIDYLQLLRGKGGNRQEEVSGISRELKAIARELNVPIIALSQLSRSVEQRQDKRPMMSDIRESGSIEQDADLVAFLYRDDYYNKESESKNIVEFIIAKQRNGPTGTVELVFLKEYNKFSSLPKQMSMDDKA from the coding sequence ATGTTTGACATGCAAGAGCTGCCACATAGCCATGAAGCAGAACAAGCGGTATTAGGTTCGATTCTGAAAGAGCCAGCGGTCATGGAGAAGGTGTTGGAACGGATTAGCTATGAATCACTCTACCAGCCTCCGCACAAGAAAATCATGAAGGCTATGACAGAGCTGTTCGAAGCAGGAACCAAGATCGACATCCTTACCGTCACGACAAAGTTGGCTTCTGACAATCTATTTATTTCAGTTAACGGCGCGGCCTATTTGACAGATTTGGTAGGCGCAATAGCTACCACCGAAACGATAGATTACCACGTTGGAATAGTTGCAGATCAAGCAAAGCGGCGAAAGCTTATCAGGATTGGCGAGCAGCTACAAAAGGACGGTCACAGTGCCGAGGACATCGATGCTGTCCTTGCTAACCTAGACAATGCAAAAGCGGAATTAGAACCTAGCGTACAATCTCAAGGCTTCAGGCATGCGGGTGAAGTGGTCAAGGAATCGTATGCTGCCATTGAAAAAGTGAGCGAGTTTAAAGGGCAGATGACAGGCATTCCAAGTGGATACGTTGACATCGACAAAATGACAGCCGGTTTGAACAAGTCAGACTTGATCATCTGGGCAGCACGCCCATCTGTTGGTAAGACAGCACTTGCCTTGAATGTGGCTCAGAGCGTGGCAATAAAAGCGAATGAAACGGTAGCTATTTTCTCTCTGGAGATGTCAGCACCACAGCTAGTGACCCGTATGCTTTGTGCAGAAGGCATGATCGATGCTTCTCGAATTAGATCGGGTTTGCTAGAAGAGAACGACTGGCAGAAGCTCACAATGGCTATAGGCACGATTTCGAAAGCGCCGATCTACATAGACGACACAGCAGGAATAACAACAGCAGATATACGGCGTAGATGCAAAAAGCTTCAGCAAGAGAAAGGGCTCGGTCTAATCCTCATCGATTATCTGCAATTACTTCGAGGCAAAGGCGGAAATCGTCAAGAAGAGGTGTCAGGCATATCACGCGAATTAAAAGCGATTGCTCGTGAGCTTAATGTGCCAATCATTGCTCTTTCACAGTTGAGTCGTTCTGTTGAGCAACGTCAAGACAAGCGCCCAATGATGTCCGATATTCGTGAATCGGGATCTATCGAGCAGGATGCGGACCTTGTTGCTTTCCTTTACCGAGATGACTACTACAACAAAGAGAGTGAGAGCAAGAACATTGTTGAGTTCATCATAGCCAAGCAACGTAACGGTCCTACTGGAACGGTTGAGCTAGTCTTCCTGAAGGAGTACAACAAGTTTTCCAGTCTGCCAAAACAAATGAGCATGGATGACAAGGCCTAA
- a CDS encoding AAA family ATPase: protein MSDLFQQVVQHCMTNMGSNDRNCSICGKLLNPMEIEILGIKRTVGVACPCETEQLAKEEKKRSEAERIKRIQAFSDDDQMVPGATFRKEVRPSARKANVFLRDFAEDVKRWGSRGLYIYGPNGVGKSTLLSAVAVRLREQGFSVIYTTTNSLINRIANTEIKAAALHAYKVADVLIVDEIGSDVPAEWRMSDLFEILNARQDRLPILFGSNLSIKELEVKYNLKKFNFGKNDNSDGLEKNRGTQLMERVFGNCIPVKVDGESQRFEKFEENVAWANRQVNNHV, encoded by the coding sequence ATGTCGGACCTCTTCCAGCAGGTCGTGCAGCATTGTATGACAAATATGGGCTCGAATGATCGGAACTGTAGTATTTGCGGAAAACTTCTGAACCCTATGGAAATAGAGATCCTTGGGATAAAGCGCACTGTCGGAGTAGCTTGCCCATGTGAAACAGAGCAATTAGCCAAAGAGGAGAAGAAACGATCTGAAGCAGAGCGGATAAAACGAATACAGGCTTTCAGTGATGATGATCAGATGGTACCAGGAGCAACCTTTCGGAAAGAAGTACGCCCATCTGCAAGAAAGGCGAACGTCTTTCTAAGGGATTTTGCTGAAGATGTAAAACGATGGGGTTCACGAGGGTTGTACATCTACGGACCAAATGGCGTAGGGAAATCAACGTTACTCTCAGCTGTTGCAGTCAGGTTAAGAGAACAAGGGTTCAGCGTAATTTACACAACCACCAACAGCCTAATTAACCGAATTGCAAACACAGAGATTAAAGCTGCTGCGTTACATGCATACAAAGTAGCTGACGTGTTGATTGTCGATGAAATCGGTTCTGATGTTCCAGCAGAGTGGAGAATGAGTGATTTGTTCGAGATCTTAAACGCAAGGCAAGACAGGCTCCCCATATTGTTCGGATCGAACTTGAGCATTAAAGAGTTGGAGGTAAAGTACAATCTCAAGAAATTTAATTTTGGAAAAAATGACAACAGTGACGGCCTTGAAAAAAATAGAGGCACGCAGCTGATGGAAAGAGTCTTCGGGAATTGCATCCCTGTCAAGGTGGATGGAGAAAGTCAACGGTTCGAAAAGTTTGAAGAGAACGTTGCGTGGGCTAACAGGCAGGTGAACAACCATGTTTGA
- a CDS encoding replication protein translates to MNEIKWIKITTTMFDDQKIDFLESLPEADAILVIWIKLLTLAGKCNAGGYILLTESIPYTDEMLSHKFKRPLNTIRLALQTFQNLDMIDNENNTIHITNWEKHQNIDALEKIRERERLKKQRQREKQKVQLSLPEVVPGTEGGHVPPCPATEIEKELDKDKELKDIYIPFSEIVDYLNQKAQTAYKHTSKKTRDLIRARWNDGSTLDDFRKVIDNKTAEWLGNTEWSKYLRPETLFSNKFEGYLNQKSTSKGSGANVGPLPAGRAALYDKYGLE, encoded by the coding sequence TTGAACGAGATCAAGTGGATCAAAATAACGACAACAATGTTCGATGACCAGAAGATAGATTTCTTGGAGAGTCTACCTGAAGCAGATGCGATCCTTGTAATTTGGATTAAGCTTTTGACTTTAGCAGGGAAATGCAATGCGGGTGGCTACATCCTTTTAACGGAGTCGATACCTTACACGGATGAAATGCTTTCACACAAGTTCAAACGACCGTTAAACACGATTAGATTAGCCCTTCAAACATTCCAGAACCTCGACATGATCGACAACGAGAACAATACGATTCACATCACGAACTGGGAAAAGCACCAAAACATCGATGCTCTTGAAAAAATTAGAGAGCGAGAAAGACTAAAAAAACAGCGTCAACGCGAGAAACAAAAGGTGCAATTGTCACTTCCGGAAGTTGTCCCGGGGACAGAAGGTGGACATGTCCCTCCGTGTCCCGCAACAGAGATAGAAAAAGAATTAGATAAAGATAAAGAATTAAAAGATATATATATACCCTTTTCGGAAATCGTGGATTACCTAAATCAAAAAGCACAAACAGCCTACAAACATACGTCAAAGAAAACTAGAGATTTAATCAGAGCCAGGTGGAACGACGGATCTACCCTAGATGACTTTAGAAAGGTTATCGACAATAAAACGGCTGAATGGCTAGGAAATACAGAGTGGTCTAAGTACCTGCGTCCAGAAACTCTATTTTCAAACAAGTTCGAAGGCTATTTGAATCAAAAATCTACAAGCAAAGGGAGTGGAGCGAATGTCGGACCTCTTCCAGCAGGTCGTGCAGCATTGTATGACAAATATGGGCTCGAATGA
- a CDS encoding single-stranded DNA-binding protein, with amino-acid sequence MLNRVILIGNLTKDPELRYTPNGVAVATFTLAINRPYSGSNGEKETDFINIVAWRQLADLCANYLAKGKKAAVEGRLQTRSYDNKEGKKVYVTEVVADNVQFLSSQGSQASGSSGNNNSDPFAESGKPINISDDDLPF; translated from the coding sequence ATGCTTAACCGGGTAATTTTGATAGGCAATCTTACTAAAGACCCTGAGTTGCGTTACACGCCAAATGGTGTTGCAGTCGCCACATTTACTTTAGCAATAAACCGTCCTTACTCTGGTTCGAATGGTGAGAAAGAAACGGATTTCATCAACATAGTGGCATGGAGACAACTAGCTGATCTATGCGCCAACTATCTTGCAAAAGGTAAAAAGGCTGCTGTTGAAGGGCGACTCCAAACACGTAGTTACGACAACAAAGAAGGCAAGAAAGTTTATGTCACCGAGGTTGTAGCTGATAACGTGCAGTTCCTGTCATCACAAGGTTCTCAAGCTTCTGGATCGTCTGGAAATAACAATTCTGACCCGTTTGCTGAGTCTGGAAAACCGATCAATATCTCAGACGATGACTTACCGTTCTGA
- a CDS encoding recombinase, translating into MNSSDSIKSIAEALANFNAEVSKVAKDANNPFFKNTYATLDQIIDEVRPILQKNGLSILQLPGGDGEKVALRTLLIHQSGEWIESEPLSMKPVKNDPQSVGSAITYARRYSMAAFLSLNTGEDDDGNAATHKRAPNNTPQNKSQPSNNGNKASEAQIKKLNTVMSKLISFGGTREQICNWLMQKEDVGQFNSMKDLTSAQVSKAIQYIESSITLKEKEGAPNA; encoded by the coding sequence TTGAATAGTAGCGACTCAATCAAATCTATAGCAGAGGCACTAGCAAACTTTAACGCTGAGGTTTCCAAAGTGGCAAAGGATGCAAATAATCCTTTTTTCAAAAACACTTATGCAACGCTAGATCAAATTATTGATGAGGTTAGACCAATCTTGCAAAAGAACGGTTTATCTATCCTTCAGTTACCTGGAGGAGATGGAGAGAAGGTTGCTCTCAGAACGTTGCTGATCCACCAGAGCGGTGAATGGATAGAGTCTGAACCTTTATCCATGAAGCCAGTAAAAAATGATCCTCAGAGTGTAGGGAGTGCCATAACTTATGCACGTCGATATTCCATGGCGGCGTTCCTTTCTCTCAACACTGGTGAAGACGACGATGGTAATGCGGCCACACACAAGCGTGCTCCAAATAACACACCACAAAACAAGTCCCAACCTAGTAACAACGGCAACAAAGCGAGCGAGGCACAGATAAAAAAACTAAACACCGTAATGAGCAAACTTATAAGCTTTGGCGGAACTAGAGAACAGATTTGCAATTGGTTGATGCAAAAAGAAGATGTTGGTCAGTTCAACAGTATGAAAGATTTGACAAGCGCCCAAGTATCTAAAGCAATTCAGTACATCGAATCATCCATAACCCTTAAAGAAAAAGAAGGTGCTCCGAATGCTTAA
- a CDS encoding DNA-entry nuclease, whose translation MQFHPDFHSNQGKPYTTEELEYLCRFYEHDHTRTIAFALGRTESTLRKKVDRLRQDGMFEYYERSWNRKLEGWKD comes from the coding sequence ATGCAATTCCATCCTGATTTTCATTCTAATCAAGGAAAACCATACACCACTGAAGAGTTGGAATATCTATGTAGATTCTACGAACATGACCACACCCGAACGATAGCATTTGCACTTGGTAGAACAGAATCAACGCTTAGAAAAAAGGTTGATCGTTTAAGGCAAGATGGCATGTTTGAATACTACGAACGTTCGTGGAATCGAAAATTAGAAGGATGGAAGGACTGA